One window from the genome of Jeotgalibacillus haloalkalitolerans encodes:
- the rplC gene encoding 50S ribosomal protein L3 gives MTKGILGRKIGMTQVFAENGDLIPVTVIEATPNVVLQKKAVDTDGYESIQIGFEDKREKLANKPSKGHAAKAETAPKRFAREIRGVELGEYEIGQEVKVDIFAEGDVVDVTGVSKGKGFQGAIKRHNQSRGPMTHGSRYHRRPGSMGPVDPNRVFKGKLLPGRMGGERITVQNLSIVKVDAERNLLLVKGNVPGPNKSLITVKSAIKAK, from the coding sequence ATGACCAAAGGAATCTTAGGAAGAAAGATTGGAATGACTCAGGTTTTTGCTGAGAACGGCGATCTTATCCCAGTAACAGTTATCGAAGCTACTCCAAACGTAGTTCTTCAAAAGAAAGCTGTTGATACTGACGGATACGAATCAATCCAGATCGGTTTCGAAGACAAGCGCGAAAAGCTTGCTAACAAACCATCAAAAGGACATGCCGCTAAAGCTGAAACGGCTCCTAAGCGCTTCGCCCGTGAAATCCGCGGTGTTGAGCTTGGCGAGTATGAGATTGGTCAAGAAGTCAAGGTTGATATTTTCGCAGAAGGCGATGTAGTAGATGTAACAGGAGTATCGAAGGGTAAAGGTTTTCAGGGTGCAATCAAGCGTCACAACCAATCCCGCGGACCGATGACACACGGTTCTCGTTACCACCGTCGTCCTGGTTCAATGGGTCCTGTAGATCCAAACCGCGTATTCAAAGGTAAACTACTACCTGGACGCATGGGCGGAGAAAGAATTACAGTTCAGAACCTTTCAATCGTTAAGGTTGATGCTGAGCGTAATCTATTACTTGTAAAAGGGAACGTTCCTGGCCCTAACAAGTCACTTATCACAGTAAAAAGCGCGATTAAAGCGAAATAA
- the rpsJ gene encoding 30S ribosomal protein S10 → MAKQKIRIRLKAYDHRILDQSAEKIVETAKRSGASVSGPIPLPTEKSVYTILRAVHKYKDAREQFEMRTHKRLVDIVNPTPQTVDALMRLDLPSGVDIEIKL, encoded by the coding sequence ATGGCAAAACAAAAAATCCGTATCCGTTTGAAAGCATATGATCACAGAATTCTTGATCAGTCTGCTGAGAAGATTGTTGAAACTGCAAAACGTTCAGGTGCTAGTGTTTCGGGTCCAATCCCGCTTCCAACTGAAAAGTCTGTTTACACAATTCTTCGTGCGGTCCACAAATATAAGGATGCTCGTGAGCAGTTTGAAATGCGCACGCACAAGCGTCTGGTAGACATTGTGAACCCAACACCACAAACGGTAGATGCGCTAATGCGTCTTGATTTACCGTCTGGCGTTGACATCGAAATCAAACTTTAA
- the tuf gene encoding elongation factor Tu: MAKEKFDRSKTHANIGTIGHVDHGKTTLTAAITTVLHKKYGRGTAMAYDQIDGAPEERERGITISTAHVEYETDTRHYAHVDCPGHADYVKNMITGAAQMDGGILVVSAADGPMPQTREHILLSRQVGVPYLVVFMNKCDMVDDEELLELVEMEIRDLLSEYDFPGDDVPVIKGSALKALEGDAEWEEKIYELMEAVDSYIPTPERDTEKPFMMPVEDVFSITGRGTVATGRVERGQVKVGDEVEIIGLSEEPKKTTVTGVEMFRKLLDYAEAGDNIGALLRGVSRDDINRGQVLAKPGTITPHTNFKAEVYVLSKEEGGRHTPFFTNYRPQFYFRTTDVTGVCNLPEGVEMVMPGDNIEMTVELISPIAIEEGTKFSIREGGRTVGAGVVASIQK; encoded by the coding sequence ATGGCTAAGGAAAAATTCGACCGTTCGAAAACCCATGCTAATATTGGTACAATCGGACACGTTGACCATGGTAAAACAACTCTAACTGCTGCAATCACAACTGTACTTCACAAGAAATATGGTCGTGGAACTGCAATGGCATACGATCAAATCGATGGTGCTCCAGAAGAGCGCGAGCGCGGAATCACAATCTCAACTGCACACGTTGAGTACGAAACTGACACTCGTCACTATGCACACGTTGACTGCCCAGGACACGCTGACTATGTTAAGAACATGATCACTGGTGCTGCTCAGATGGACGGCGGTATTCTTGTAGTATCTGCTGCTGATGGCCCAATGCCACAGACTCGTGAGCACATTCTTCTTTCTCGTCAGGTAGGTGTACCTTACCTTGTTGTATTCATGAACAAGTGTGACATGGTAGACGACGAAGAACTACTTGAACTAGTTGAAATGGAAATCCGTGACCTTCTTTCTGAGTACGATTTCCCAGGCGACGATGTTCCTGTAATCAAAGGTTCTGCTCTTAAAGCTCTTGAAGGAGATGCTGAGTGGGAAGAAAAAATCTATGAGCTTATGGAAGCTGTAGATAGCTACATCCCAACTCCAGAGCGTGACACTGAAAAGCCATTCATGATGCCAGTTGAGGACGTATTCTCAATCACTGGTCGTGGTACAGTTGCTACTGGACGTGTTGAGCGTGGACAAGTTAAAGTTGGTGACGAAGTAGAAATCATCGGTCTTTCTGAAGAGCCGAAGAAAACTACTGTTACTGGTGTTGAAATGTTCCGTAAGCTTCTTGACTATGCAGAAGCTGGCGACAACATTGGTGCACTTCTTCGTGGGGTTTCTCGCGACGACATCAACCGTGGACAGGTTCTTGCTAAGCCAGGAACAATCACTCCACACACTAACTTCAAAGCTGAAGTTTATGTTCTATCAAAAGAAGAAGGTGGACGTCACACTCCATTCTTCACTAACTACCGCCCACAGTTCTACTTCCGTACTACGGACGTAACTGGCGTATGTAACCTTCCTGAAGGAGTAGAAATGGTTATGCCTGGCGACAACATCGAAATGACTGTTGAGCTAATCTCTCCTATCGCAATCGAAGAAGGAACTAAGTTCTCTATTCGTGAAGGTGGACGTACAGTAGGCGCTGGCGTTGTAGCTTCTATCCAGAAGTAA
- the fusA gene encoding elongation factor G — MPREFSLKDTRNIGIMAHIDAGKTTATERILYYTGRIHKIGETHEGASQMDWMEQEQERGITITSAATTASWKGHRVNIIDTPGHVDFTVEVERSLRVLDGAVGVLDAQSGVEPQTETVWRQATTYGVPRIVFVNKMDKIGADFLYSVGTLHDRLQANAHPIQLPIGAEDEFEGIIDLVENVAYFYEDDLGTRTEQREIPEEYKEQAEEYRGKLIEAVADLDEDLMMKYLEGEEMTVDEIKAAIRKGTCDVEFYPVICGSAFKNKGVQLLLDAVLDYLPSPLDVKPITGHVPESEEEVVRPASDEEPFSALAFKVMTDPYVGKLTFFRVYSGVLSSGSYVQNATKGKRERVGRILQMHANSREEIAEVYAGDIAAAVGLKDTTTGDTLCDEKSLVILESMEFPEPVISVAIEPKSKADQDKMSQALQKLQEEDPTFHAHTDQETGQTIIAGMGELHLDILVDRMKREFKVEANVGAPQVSYRETFRGSAQVEGKFVRQSGGRGQFGHVKIEFSPNEEGAGFEFENAIVGGSVPREYIPAVQQGLEDSLDNGVLAGYPLIDIKAKLYDGSYHDVDSSEMAFKIAASMALKNAVSKCNPVLLEPLMRVEVMIPEEYMGDIMGDVTARRGRVEGMSARGNTQIVKAFVPLAEMFGYATSLRSNTQGRGTFSMFFDHYEEVPKSVSEEIIKKNKGE; from the coding sequence ATGCCTAGAGAGTTCTCCTTAAAAGACACTCGTAATATCGGTATCATGGCTCACATCGATGCTGGTAAAACGACTGCTACGGAGCGTATCCTTTACTACACAGGCCGTATCCACAAGATCGGTGAAACGCACGAAGGTGCATCACAGATGGACTGGATGGAGCAGGAGCAGGAGCGTGGGATCACGATCACATCTGCTGCAACAACTGCTTCATGGAAGGGCCACCGTGTAAACATCATTGATACACCAGGACACGTAGACTTCACAGTAGAAGTTGAACGTTCACTGCGTGTACTTGATGGTGCTGTAGGTGTACTTGATGCCCAGTCGGGTGTTGAGCCGCAGACAGAAACTGTATGGCGTCAGGCGACAACATACGGTGTACCTCGTATCGTATTCGTTAATAAAATGGATAAGATCGGGGCAGACTTCCTTTATTCTGTAGGAACACTGCATGACCGTCTTCAGGCGAATGCACATCCAATTCAACTGCCAATCGGTGCGGAAGATGAATTCGAAGGAATCATCGACCTAGTTGAAAATGTTGCATACTTCTATGAAGATGACCTTGGTACTCGTACTGAGCAGCGTGAAATTCCTGAAGAATACAAGGAACAGGCTGAAGAATACCGTGGAAAGCTAATTGAAGCGGTAGCGGATCTTGATGAAGATCTAATGATGAAATATCTTGAAGGCGAAGAAATGACAGTGGATGAAATCAAAGCTGCAATCCGTAAAGGAACTTGTGACGTTGAATTCTATCCTGTAATCTGTGGTTCTGCTTTCAAAAACAAAGGTGTTCAGCTTCTGCTTGATGCAGTTCTTGACTACCTTCCGTCACCACTTGATGTTAAGCCAATCACAGGACATGTTCCTGAGAGTGAAGAAGAAGTTGTTCGTCCAGCTAGCGACGAAGAGCCATTCTCTGCGCTTGCATTCAAAGTTATGACAGACCCTTATGTAGGTAAGCTTACATTCTTCCGTGTTTATTCTGGTGTACTATCTTCTGGATCTTACGTACAGAATGCAACGAAAGGTAAGCGTGAGCGTGTAGGACGTATCCTGCAGATGCACGCTAACTCTCGTGAAGAAATCGCTGAAGTATATGCTGGAGATATCGCTGCTGCAGTTGGTCTTAAAGACACAACTACAGGGGACACACTATGTGACGAAAAGAGTCTTGTTATTCTTGAGTCTATGGAATTCCCTGAGCCGGTTATCTCTGTTGCGATCGAACCTAAGTCTAAAGCTGACCAGGACAAGATGTCTCAGGCGCTTCAGAAGCTTCAGGAAGAAGATCCAACATTCCACGCGCACACTGACCAGGAAACTGGACAGACGATCATCGCGGGTATGGGTGAACTTCACCTTGATATCCTTGTTGACCGTATGAAGCGTGAATTCAAAGTAGAAGCTAACGTGGGTGCTCCACAGGTATCTTACCGTGAAACATTCCGCGGCTCTGCACAAGTTGAAGGGAAGTTCGTCCGCCAGTCTGGTGGTCGCGGACAGTTCGGTCACGTTAAGATCGAATTCTCTCCAAACGAAGAAGGAGCAGGCTTTGAATTTGAAAATGCAATCGTTGGGGGATCTGTACCACGTGAATACATCCCGGCTGTTCAACAGGGTCTTGAAGACTCACTTGACAACGGTGTACTTGCTGGTTACCCTCTAATCGACATCAAAGCGAAGTTATACGATGGTTCATACCACGATGTTGACTCCTCTGAGATGGCGTTTAAGATTGCTGCATCTATGGCACTTAAAAATGCAGTTTCTAAGTGTAACCCGGTTCTTCTTGAGCCGCTAATGCGCGTAGAAGTTATGATCCCTGAAGAATACATGGGAGACATCATGGGTGACGTTACAGCTCGCCGTGGACGCGTAGAAGGTATGTCTGCTCGCGGTAACACACAAATCGTTAAAGCATTTGTACCGCTTGCTGAAATGTTCGGTTACGCAACTTCACTTCGTTCTAACACGCAGGGACGTGGAACATTCTCAATGTTCTTCGATCACTACGAGGAAGTACCGAAGTCTGTGAGTGAAGAAATCATCAAAAAAAATAAAGGTGAATAA
- the rpsG gene encoding 30S ribosomal protein S7 — protein sequence MPRKGAVAKRDVLPDPIHNSKLVTRLVNKIMIDGKKGTAQRILYSAFDIVQERSGKDALEVFDQALKNIMPVLEVRARRVGGANYQVPVEVRPERRTTLGLRWLVNYARLRGEKTMEERLANEILDAANNTGASVKKREDMHKMAEANKAFAHYRW from the coding sequence ATGCCTCGTAAAGGTGCAGTTGCAAAACGTGATGTTTTACCGGATCCGATTCATAACTCGAAACTGGTAACTCGTCTAGTAAACAAAATCATGATTGACGGAAAGAAAGGTACAGCTCAGCGTATCCTTTATTCTGCTTTCGATATCGTTCAGGAACGTTCTGGTAAAGATGCTCTAGAAGTATTCGACCAGGCGCTTAAGAACATCATGCCAGTTCTTGAAGTACGTGCTCGTCGTGTCGGCGGAGCGAACTATCAGGTACCGGTTGAGGTGCGTCCGGAACGTCGTACTACACTTGGACTTCGCTGGTTAGTTAACTATGCGCGTCTTCGTGGAGAAAAGACAATGGAAGAGCGTCTTGCTAATGAAATTCTTGATGCAGCAAACAACACTGGCGCTTCAGTTAAGAAGCGTGAAGATATGCATAAAATGGCTGAAGCAAATAAAGCATTTGCTCACTACCGCTGGTAA
- the rpsL gene encoding 30S ribosomal protein S12 produces the protein MPTINQLVRNPRQSKGSKSDSPALNKGYNSFKKKATNLSSPQKRGVCTRVGTMTPKKPNSALRKYARVRLTNQIEVTAYIPGIGHNLQEHSVVLIRGGRVKDLPGVRYHIVRGALDTAGVDGRRQGRSLYGTKRPKDQK, from the coding sequence ATGCCTACTATTAACCAATTAGTGCGTAATCCACGCCAATCAAAGGGCTCAAAGTCTGACTCACCAGCACTTAACAAAGGTTACAACAGCTTCAAGAAGAAAGCGACTAACCTTTCATCACCACAAAAGCGTGGTGTTTGTACTCGTGTTGGTACAATGACACCGAAGAAGCCGAACTCGGCACTTCGTAAATACGCTCGTGTGCGTCTTACAAACCAGATCGAGGTTACAGCATACATTCCTGGTATCGGGCACAACCTTCAAGAGCACAGTGTTGTTCTTATCCGTGGAGGACGTGTAAAGGATTTACCAGGGGTACGTTACCACATCGTACGTGGTGCGCTTGATACTGCTGGTGTAGATGGACGCCGTCAGGGTCGTTCACTATACGGTACTAAGAGACCTAAAGACCAAAAGTAA
- a CDS encoding 50S ribosomal protein L7ae-like protein, protein MSYEKVSQAKHIVVGSKQVVKALKAGSVKEVIVAEDVDRHVIDRVLLTAEEMNVNVTHVDSMKKLGKACGIEVGAAAVAITM, encoded by the coding sequence ATGTCTTATGAAAAAGTATCACAGGCTAAACACATCGTTGTAGGATCCAAACAAGTTGTAAAGGCACTCAAAGCAGGGTCAGTAAAGGAAGTCATCGTTGCAGAAGATGTCGACCGCCATGTAATTGACCGGGTGCTACTCACCGCTGAAGAGATGAACGTCAACGTTACCCATGTGGATTCAATGAAGAAGCTGGGGAAAGCGTGCGGGATCGAGGTTGGTGCTGCTGCGGTAGCCATTACTATGTAA
- the rpoC gene encoding DNA-directed RNA polymerase subunit beta' has product MIDVNNFEYMKIGLASPDKIRSWSFGEVKKPETINYRTLKPEKDGLFCERIFGPQKDWECHCGKYKRVRYKGVVCDRCGVEVTRAKVRRERMGHIELAAPVSHIWYFKGIPSRMGLVLDMSPRALEEVIYFASYVVTEAGDTALEKKQLLSEKEYRAYREKYSGKFQAAMGAEAIRKLLQDIDLDKEAEMLKEELKTAQGQRRTRAIKRLEVVESFRNSGNLPDWMVLDVLPVIPPELRPMVQLDGGRFATSDLNDLYRRVINRNNRLKRLLDLGAPSIIVQNEKRMLQEAVDALIDNGRRGRPVTGPGNRPLKSLSHMLKGKQGRFRQNLLGKRVDYSGRSVIVVGPSLKMYQCGLPKEMALELFKPFVMKELVERGLAHNIKSAKRKIERVHDEVWDVLEDVIKEHPVLLNRAPTLHRLGIQAFEPTLVEGRAIRLHPLVCTAYNADFDGDQMAVHVPLSSEAQAEARLLMLAAQNILNPKDGKPVVTPSQDMVLGNYYLTLERKDAVGEGSVFRDADEVLLAYQNGYVHLHTRIAIHAGAVNKPTFTEEQNKKLLLTTVGKVIFNEILPEEFHYINEPTMENLEVNTPDKYFVDPTTNVKEHFKSADLVTPFKKGFLGSIIAEVFKRFHLTDTSKMLDSMKNLGFKHSTRAGITIGIADIVVLPEKQEILDDAQLKVDKVQKQFRRGLITEEERYERVISIWSAAKDVIQDKLMLTLDSLNPIYMMSDSGARGNASNFTQLAGMRGLMANPAGRIIELPIKSSFREGLTVLEYFISTHGARKGLADTALKTADSGYLTRRLVDVAQDVIVREEDCGTDRGLRVSSLKDGTEVIEALEERLEGRYSNQTVKHPKTGEIFVKRNELITEDIARQIIEAGVEEVSIRSAFTCNTRHGVCEKCYGKNLATGEKVEVGEAVGIIAAQSIGEPGTQLTMRTFHTGGVAGDDITQGLPRIQEIFEARNPKGQATISEIDGVVTEITEGKDRQQDITVKGEVETKTYSAPYTARLKVAVDDVIERGQVLTEGSIDPKELIKIRDVAAVQEYLLKEVQKVYRMQGVEIGDKHVEVMVRQMLRKVRVIEAGETELLPGSLLDVHQFMEANQQVLLDGKQPATGRPLILGITKASLETESFLSAASFQETTRVLTDAAIKGKRDELLGLKENVIIGKLVPAGTGMQRYRQAEIENEDIPEEEAVSVE; this is encoded by the coding sequence TTGATAGATGTTAATAACTTTGAATATATGAAAATTGGTTTGGCCTCACCTGACAAGATCCGCTCTTGGTCATTTGGTGAAGTAAAAAAACCTGAAACGATTAACTATCGTACACTGAAGCCTGAAAAAGACGGTCTTTTCTGCGAGCGAATCTTCGGCCCGCAGAAAGACTGGGAGTGTCATTGCGGTAAATACAAGCGCGTCCGTTATAAGGGCGTCGTTTGTGACCGCTGTGGTGTTGAAGTAACGCGTGCAAAAGTCCGTCGTGAACGTATGGGTCACATTGAACTTGCTGCACCTGTATCTCACATCTGGTACTTCAAAGGTATTCCAAGCCGTATGGGACTTGTTCTTGACATGTCACCACGTGCGCTTGAAGAGGTTATCTACTTTGCTTCTTACGTAGTAACAGAAGCAGGGGATACTGCTCTTGAAAAGAAACAGCTTCTTTCTGAGAAGGAATACCGCGCGTACCGTGAAAAGTACAGCGGCAAATTCCAGGCTGCTATGGGAGCTGAAGCGATCCGCAAGCTTCTTCAGGACATCGATCTTGATAAAGAAGCGGAAATGCTGAAAGAAGAACTGAAAACTGCTCAGGGACAGCGTCGTACGCGTGCGATTAAGCGTCTTGAAGTAGTAGAATCATTCCGTAACTCAGGAAACCTTCCTGACTGGATGGTTCTTGATGTATTACCTGTCATCCCGCCGGAACTTCGTCCGATGGTTCAGCTTGATGGTGGACGTTTCGCCACATCTGACCTGAACGACCTGTACCGTCGTGTGATCAACCGTAACAACCGTCTGAAGCGCCTATTGGACCTTGGTGCGCCAAGCATCATCGTTCAGAACGAGAAGCGTATGCTACAGGAAGCTGTAGATGCACTGATCGATAATGGCCGTCGCGGTCGTCCGGTTACAGGACCGGGTAACCGTCCACTAAAATCTCTTTCTCATATGCTGAAAGGGAAGCAGGGACGTTTCCGTCAGAACCTTCTTGGTAAGCGTGTTGACTACTCAGGCCGTTCAGTTATCGTTGTTGGACCTAGCCTGAAAATGTATCAGTGCGGACTGCCGAAGGAAATGGCACTTGAACTGTTCAAGCCTTTCGTGATGAAAGAGCTTGTTGAGCGCGGACTTGCGCATAACATTAAGAGTGCAAAACGTAAGATTGAACGTGTCCATGATGAAGTTTGGGACGTACTTGAAGATGTAATCAAGGAGCACCCGGTTCTTCTTAACCGTGCCCCTACACTTCACCGTCTTGGTATCCAGGCATTCGAACCAACATTGGTTGAAGGCCGTGCGATCCGTCTTCACCCGCTCGTATGTACAGCCTACAACGCTGACTTTGACGGTGACCAGATGGCGGTTCACGTACCACTATCATCTGAAGCTCAGGCTGAAGCGCGTCTTCTTATGCTTGCTGCACAGAATATCCTTAATCCGAAGGACGGAAAGCCAGTTGTTACACCGTCTCAGGATATGGTACTTGGTAACTACTACCTGACATTAGAGCGTAAAGACGCTGTAGGTGAAGGTTCAGTATTCCGCGATGCGGATGAAGTCCTTCTGGCATACCAGAATGGTTATGTTCACCTGCACACACGTATTGCGATCCATGCAGGTGCTGTAAACAAACCAACATTTACAGAAGAGCAGAATAAGAAGCTTCTTCTGACAACTGTCGGAAAAGTGATCTTTAATGAAATTCTTCCTGAAGAGTTCCACTACATTAACGAGCCGACAATGGAGAACCTTGAGGTTAATACACCTGATAAGTACTTTGTTGATCCGACGACGAATGTAAAAGAACACTTCAAATCAGCTGATCTTGTAACACCGTTTAAGAAAGGATTCCTTGGAAGCATCATTGCTGAAGTCTTCAAGCGATTCCACTTAACGGATACATCTAAAATGCTGGACAGCATGAAAAATCTTGGATTCAAGCACTCAACGCGTGCAGGTATCACAATTGGTATCGCTGATATCGTGGTACTTCCTGAGAAGCAGGAAATCCTTGACGATGCACAGCTGAAAGTTGATAAAGTCCAGAAGCAATTCCGCCGTGGTCTGATTACAGAAGAAGAGCGCTATGAGCGTGTCATCTCAATCTGGTCAGCAGCGAAGGATGTTATTCAGGACAAGCTGATGCTTACACTCGACAGCCTGAATCCGATCTACATGATGAGTGACTCAGGTGCCCGTGGTAACGCATCTAACTTTACGCAGCTTGCCGGTATGCGTGGTCTGATGGCCAACCCGGCTGGACGTATCATCGAGCTTCCGATCAAGTCAAGTTTCCGTGAAGGTCTGACAGTACTTGAGTACTTCATCTCTACACACGGTGCACGTAAAGGTCTTGCCGATACAGCACTGAAGACTGCCGATTCAGGTTACCTGACTCGCCGACTTGTAGACGTAGCACAGGATGTAATCGTCCGTGAAGAAGATTGCGGCACTGACCGTGGTCTGCGCGTAAGCTCACTGAAAGACGGAACAGAAGTCATCGAAGCGCTTGAAGAGCGTCTCGAAGGCCGTTACTCAAACCAGACTGTCAAGCATCCTAAGACTGGAGAAATCTTCGTGAAGCGCAATGAGCTGATTACAGAAGATATCGCCCGTCAGATTATTGAAGCTGGTGTAGAAGAAGTATCAATCCGTTCTGCATTCACTTGTAACACGCGTCATGGCGTATGTGAGAAGTGTTACGGTAAGAACCTTGCGACTGGTGAAAAAGTTGAAGTCGGCGAAGCAGTCGGAATCATCGCAGCACAGTCAATCGGTGAGCCGGGTACACAGCTTACAATGCGTACATTCCACACAGGTGGTGTAGCAGGAGACGATATCACGCAGGGTCTTCCACGTATCCAGGAAATTTTCGAAGCGCGTAACCCTAAAGGTCAGGCGACGATTTCTGAAATTGATGGTGTCGTAACGGAGATCACTGAAGGTAAAGACCGTCAGCAGGATATTACAGTGAAAGGTGAAGTAGAAACAAAGACTTATTCTGCTCCTTACACTGCACGTCTGAAAGTAGCAGTTGACGATGTCATCGAACGCGGTCAGGTTCTGACAGAAGGTTCAATCGATCCTAAAGAACTGATCAAGATCCGTGACGTTGCTGCAGTTCAGGAATATCTGCTGAAAGAAGTACAGAAAGTATACCGTATGCAGGGTGTTGAAATCGGTGATAAGCACGTTGAAGTCATGGTTCGCCAGATGCTTCGTAAAGTACGTGTCATTGAAGCCGGAGAAACAGAACTGCTGCCAGGTTCACTGCTTGATGTACACCAGTTCATGGAAGCAAATCAACAGGTTCTGCTTGATGGTAAGCAGCCGGCAACTGGCCGCCCGCTTATCCTGGGGATCACAAAAGCATCTCTTGAAACAGAATCATTCCTTTCAGCTGCATCATTCCAGGAGACAACTCGTGTCCTGACAGACGCAGCAATCAAAGGGAAGCGTGATGAGCTCCTTGGTCTGAAAGAAAATGTTATTATCGGTAAACTTGTTCCAGCCGGAACGGGTATGCAGCGCTATCGCCAGGCTGAGATCGAAAACGAAGACATTCCAGAGGAAGAAGCAGTTTCCGTGGAATAA